In a genomic window of Peptoclostridium acidaminophilum DSM 3953:
- the pflB gene encoding formate C-acetyltransferase, which yields MFKMYWEGFKNGVWSNEINVRDFIQTNFSSYKGNSEFLAGPSKRTVQVWGKCKSLLSQELEKGVLDVDTENISGIDSFKPGYIDVENEVIFGLQTDMPLKRILNPFGGIRTAKSALESYGYKMNKQTEEIFSKYRKTHNQGVFDAYTTEMRKVRSAGLLTGLPDSYGRGRIIGDYRRAALYGIDMLIESKKADLESACGEMNEEHIRIREELSEQIRALSKIKDMAASYGYDMSKPAANAQEAVQHLYFAYLAGIKENNGAAMSLGRVSTFLDIYIERDMRKDILSEEQAQELVDQLVIKLRMARHLRTPEYNNLFAGDPNWITESIGGMSVDGRTLVTKTSFRFLHTLTNLGPSPEPNMTVLWSEYLPEGFKKYCAKISIQTGALQYENDDLMRPIYGDDYGIACCVSAMQMGKQMQFFGARCNLAKALLYAINGGVDEISGKKVIEGIEPADGDMLSYEDVKTRFYSVLEKVAQLYSNTMNIIHYMHDKYAYEAGLMALHDTDVERLMAFGVAGLSVAADSLSAIKHARVRAVRKNGLCVEFEINGDFPKYGNDDDKVDSIAVEIAEKFSACLKRHKAYRNSKHTLSVLTITSNVVYGKKTGSTPDGRRSGEAFAPGANPMHCRDISGALASLNSVAKLPYSGVCQDGVSNTFSVVPKALGSDMDVRIGNLVSILDGYFSQGAHHLNVNVMDRDMLMDAMANPHDYPNLTIRVSGYAVNFNRLTRDQQLEVIKRTFHETM from the coding sequence ATGTTCAAGATGTATTGGGAAGGTTTTAAAAACGGAGTTTGGTCCAACGAGATAAATGTTCGCGACTTCATACAGACTAACTTCTCATCCTACAAAGGAAATTCAGAGTTTCTTGCGGGTCCGAGCAAAAGGACAGTTCAAGTTTGGGGAAAGTGCAAGTCTCTTCTTTCACAGGAGCTGGAAAAAGGGGTTCTCGACGTTGATACGGAAAATATATCTGGCATAGACAGCTTCAAACCCGGCTATATAGACGTTGAAAATGAGGTGATATTCGGCTTACAGACAGACATGCCATTAAAGCGCATACTTAATCCCTTCGGAGGCATCAGAACAGCAAAGTCTGCACTCGAAAGTTATGGCTACAAAATGAATAAACAGACCGAAGAGATATTCAGCAAATACAGAAAGACCCACAACCAGGGCGTTTTCGATGCATATACAACTGAAATGAGAAAGGTACGGAGCGCAGGACTCCTAACCGGCCTTCCCGATTCATATGGAAGAGGAAGGATAATTGGAGACTACAGGAGAGCAGCCCTTTACGGCATTGACATGCTCATAGAGAGCAAAAAGGCGGATCTTGAATCTGCCTGTGGCGAAATGAACGAAGAGCATATAAGGATAAGGGAAGAGCTTTCCGAGCAGATAAGGGCTCTTTCAAAGATTAAAGACATGGCCGCATCGTACGGATACGACATGTCCAAACCAGCCGCAAATGCACAAGAGGCTGTGCAGCATCTGTATTTTGCGTATCTTGCAGGAATAAAGGAAAACAACGGCGCAGCAATGTCACTTGGACGGGTAAGCACTTTCCTGGACATATATATAGAGCGAGATATGCGTAAGGACATACTGAGCGAAGAACAGGCACAGGAGCTTGTAGACCAGCTGGTAATCAAGCTAAGGATGGCAAGACACCTTAGAACTCCCGAATACAACAATCTATTTGCGGGCGACCCAAACTGGATAACCGAGTCAATAGGCGGAATGAGTGTTGATGGAAGGACTCTCGTGACTAAAACCTCCTTCAGATTCCTCCATACGCTGACTAATCTGGGGCCTTCTCCGGAACCTAACATGACAGTGCTCTGGTCAGAATACCTCCCTGAAGGCTTCAAGAAATACTGCGCCAAAATATCCATACAAACTGGCGCCCTGCAATACGAAAACGATGATCTTATGAGGCCCATATACGGCGATGACTACGGAATAGCATGCTGTGTTTCGGCTATGCAAATGGGCAAGCAGATGCAGTTTTTCGGCGCCAGATGCAACCTTGCAAAGGCTCTGCTGTACGCAATAAACGGCGGTGTCGATGAAATCAGCGGCAAGAAGGTCATCGAAGGTATTGAACCGGCTGATGGCGATATGCTCTCCTACGAGGATGTAAAAACTAGATTTTACAGCGTTCTTGAAAAGGTGGCGCAGCTTTACTCAAATACAATGAACATAATACACTACATGCACGACAAGTACGCATACGAGGCCGGACTCATGGCACTCCATGACACCGACGTGGAGCGTCTCATGGCGTTCGGGGTTGCAGGCCTTTCCGTGGCAGCCGATTCGCTAAGCGCCATAAAGCACGCCAGAGTAAGAGCCGTCAGGAAAAATGGGCTGTGCGTTGAATTCGAAATAAATGGAGATTTCCCAAAATACGGCAACGACGACGACAAGGTGGATTCAATAGCGGTTGAAATCGCCGAAAAGTTCTCCGCCTGTCTCAAAAGGCACAAAGCCTACAGGAACTCAAAGCACACTCTTTCAGTGCTTACGATAACTTCAAATGTCGTATATGGCAAAAAAACCGGTTCAACTCCGGACGGAAGAAGGAGCGGCGAAGCCTTCGCGCCGGGAGCCAATCCGATGCACTGCAGAGACATATCTGGAGCCCTGGCATCGCTCAATTCCGTCGCTAAGCTTCCCTACTCCGGGGTCTGCCAGGACGGTGTGTCGAACACATTCTCCGTAGTACCCAAGGCTCTTGGGAGCGACATGGACGTTCGAATCGGCAACCTTGTTTCAATACTAGACGGGTATTTTTCTCAGGGAGCCCATCATCTAAACGTAAACGTAATGGACAGGGACATGCTGATGGATGCCATGGCCAATCCTCATGACTACCCTAACCTTACAATAAGGGTTTCGGGATACGCCGTTAACTTCAACAGGCTCACCAGAGATCAGCAACTCGAGGTAATAAAGAGGACCTTCCATGAAACTATGTAG
- a CDS encoding helix-turn-helix transcriptional regulator, with product MSLSGLNEKQQLFEIYKKFIDFLGDFLGSDYELVLHDTDNVENSIVYIKNSFSARKIGGSITELGLRFIKEKTYEGENYCVNYSSKLADGRTIRSATYFIKDSSGKLAGLLCINVDVTKAMLFDDYIQEFIKGQRTLPPIKDTQQPYTKGSSSQTLSDSIEDVAQEMINGVISGFGIPVERMSLDEKKEAISQLDGKGLFLIKGSVKSVSARLQVSEATVYRSISSAK from the coding sequence ATGTCACTAAGCGGTTTAAATGAAAAGCAGCAGCTTTTCGAAATCTATAAAAAGTTCATAGATTTCCTTGGAGATTTTCTGGGAAGCGACTACGAGCTTGTGCTACACGATACAGACAACGTTGAAAATTCAATAGTCTATATAAAGAATAGCTTCTCGGCAAGGAAGATAGGCGGATCGATAACGGAGCTTGGCCTTAGATTCATCAAGGAAAAGACATACGAGGGCGAGAACTACTGCGTCAATTACTCTAGCAAGCTTGCTGACGGAAGAACAATAAGGTCTGCCACGTATTTTATAAAGGACAGCAGCGGCAAGCTTGCAGGACTGCTGTGCATAAATGTGGATGTCACTAAGGCTATGCTTTTTGATGACTACATCCAGGAGTTTATAAAGGGCCAAAGGACTCTGCCGCCTATAAAGGATACGCAGCAGCCATATACAAAGGGAAGTTCCTCTCAGACACTAAGCGACTCCATAGAGGATGTAGCCCAGGAGATGATTAACGGAGTAATATCCGGATTTGGAATCCCGGTGGAGAGAATGTCCCTTGACGAGAAGAAGGAAGCCATAAGCCAGCTTGACGGCAAGGGGCTTTTCCTTATAAAGGGGAGCGTCAAGTCTGTATCAGCAAGGCTTCAAGTGTCAGAGGCCACTGTATACAGGAGCATAAGCTCTGCCAAATAA
- a CDS encoding 2-oxoacid:acceptor oxidoreductase family protein yields the protein MLEIRWHGRGGQGAKTASLLLADVAFNTGKYVQGFPEYGPERMGAPITAYNRISDEKITIHSNIYEPDFVVVVDESLLEPVDVTKGIKEGGAILINTDKNAEEIKNSLKGFNGTIYTIDARAISEKCLGRYFPNTPMLAAAVKICGIMEDEAFLREMQGSFEHKFASKPEVIEGNMNALKMAIAEVGK from the coding sequence ATGTTAGAGATTCGCTGGCACGGAAGAGGAGGGCAAGGAGCAAAGACAGCATCACTGCTGCTTGCAGACGTTGCTTTCAACACAGGCAAGTACGTTCAGGGATTTCCGGAGTACGGCCCTGAGAGGATGGGTGCACCGATAACTGCATACAACAGGATTAGCGACGAGAAGATAACTATACACTCGAACATATACGAGCCTGATTTTGTTGTCGTAGTGGATGAGTCGCTGCTTGAGCCTGTCGACGTTACAAAGGGCATAAAGGAAGGCGGCGCTATACTCATAAACACTGACAAGAACGCCGAGGAGATAAAAAATTCGCTCAAGGGATTTAATGGCACGATATATACGATAGACGCAAGGGCGATATCCGAAAAGTGCCTTGGAAGGTATTTTCCTAACACCCCTATGCTTGCAGCTGCTGTCAAGATATGCGGCATAATGGAGGATGAAGCCTTCCTCAGAGAGATGCAGGGCTCCTTTGAGCACAAATTCGCATCGAAGCCCGAAGTGATAGAGGGCAACATGAACGCACTCAAAATGGCGATAGCGGAGGTGGGCAAATAA
- a CDS encoding 4Fe-4S binding protein gives MKKMPEINESINWKEITPGGTVYEAAYSLKFKTGDWRSIKPVFNEEKCKQCLLCAPVCPDCSIPVVAGKRLDFNYDYCKGCGICAKACPFDAIEIVKDEK, from the coding sequence ATGAAAAAAATGCCTGAAATAAACGAGTCAATAAACTGGAAGGAAATAACACCAGGTGGAACTGTTTACGAGGCCGCATATTCGCTCAAGTTCAAGACTGGCGACTGGAGAAGCATTAAGCCGGTATTCAATGAGGAAAAGTGCAAGCAGTGTCTGCTTTGCGCACCTGTATGTCCGGATTGCTCAATACCGGTTGTAGCCGGAAAAAGGCTTGATTTCAACTATGATTACTGCAAGGGCTGCGGCATTTGCGCAAAGGCGTGCCCTTTCGATGCCATAGAAATAGTAAAGGATGAAAAGTAG